A genome region from Urocitellus parryii isolate mUroPar1 chromosome X, mUroPar1.hap1, whole genome shotgun sequence includes the following:
- the Slc6a8 gene encoding sodium- and chloride-dependent creatine transporter 1, protein MAKKSAENGIYSVSGDEKKGPLIVPGPDGAPAKGDGPAGLGAPGGRLAVPPRETWTRQMDFIMSCVGFAVGLGNVWRFPYLCYKNGGGVFLIPYVLIALVGGIPIFFLEISLGQFMKAGSINVWNICPLFKGLGYASMVIVFYCNTYYIMVLAWGFYYLVKSFTTTLPWATCGHTWNTPDCVEIFRHEDCANASLANLTCDQLADRRSPVIEFWENKVLRLSAGLEVPGALNWEVTLCLLACWVLVYFCVWKGVKSTGKIVYFTATFPYVVLVVLLVRGVLLPGALDGIIYYLKPDWSKLGSPQVWIDAGTQIFFSYAIGLGALTALGSYNRFNNNCYKDAIILALINSGTSFFAGFVVFSILGFMATEQGVHISKVAESGPGLAFIAYPRAVTLMPVAPLWAALFFFMLLLLGLDSQFVGVEGFITGLLDLLPASYYFRFQREISVALCCALCFVIDLSMVTDGGMYVFQLFDYYSASGTTLLWQAFWECVVVAWVYGADRFMDDIACMIGYRPCPWMKWCWSFFTPLVCMGIFIFNVVYYEPLVYNNTYVYPWWGEAMGWAFALSSMLCVPLYLLGCLLRAKGTMAERWQHLTQPIWGLHHLEYRAQDADVRGLTTLTPVSESSKVVVVESVM, encoded by the exons ATGGCGAAGAAGAGTGCCGAGAACGGCATCTACAGCGTGTCCGGCGACGAGAAGAAGGGCCCCCTCATCGTGCCCGGGCCCGACGGGGCCCCGGCCAAGGGCGATGGCCCCGCCGGCCTGGGGGCGCCTGGCGGCCGCCTGGCTGTACCACCACGAGAGACTTGGACGCGCCAGATGGACTTCATCATGTCGTGCGTGGGCTTCGCCGTGGGCCTGGGCAACGTGTGGCGCTTCCCCTACCTGTGCTACAAGAACGGCGGAG GTGTGTTCCTTATTCCCTATGTCCTCATTGCCCTGGTCGGAGGAATCCCCATTTTCTTCCTGGAGATCTCACTGGGCCAGTTCATGAAGGCCGGCAGCATCAACGTCTGGAACATCTGTCCTTTATTCAAAG GCCTGGGCTATGCCTCCATGGTGATCGTCTTCTACTGCAACACCTACTACATCATGGTGCTGGCCTGGGGCTTCTATTACCTGGTAAAGTCCTTCACCACCACTCTGCCCTGGGCCACGTGTGGCCATACCTGGAACACTCCTGACTGTGTGGAGATATTTCGCCATGAAGACTGTGCCAATGCCAGCCTGGCCAATCTCACATGTGACCAGCTTGCTGATCGTCGGTCCCCTGTCATCGAGTTCTGGGA GAACAAAGTCTTGAGGCTCTCTGCAGGGCTGGAGGTGCCAGGGGCCCTCAACTGGGAGGTGACCCTATGTCTGCTGGCCTGCTGGGTCCTGGTCTACTTCTGTGTGTGGAAGGGAGTCAAGTCAACAGGAAAG ATCGTGTACTTCACTGCTACATTCCCCTATGTGGTCCTCGTCGTGCTGCTGGTGCGTGGAGTGCTACTGCCTGGGGCCTTGGATGGCATCATCTATTATCTCAAGCCTGACTGGTCAAAGCTGGGGTCACCTCAG GTATGGATAGATGCTGGGACCCAGATTTTCTTCTCTTACGCCATCGGCCTGGGGGCCCTCACAGCCCTGGGCAGCTACAACCGCTTCAACAACAACTGTTACAA GGATGCCATCATCCTGGCACTCATCAACAGCGGGACCAGCTTCTTTGCTGGCTTTGTGGTCTTCTCCATCCTGGGCTTTATGGCCACAGAGCAGGGCGTGCATATCTCCAAAGTGGCTGAATCAG GGCCAGGCCTGGCCTTCATCGCCTACCCCCGGGCTGTCACGCTGATGCCTGTGGCCCCACTCTGGGCTGCTCTGTTCTTCTTCATGCTGCTGCTGCTCGGCCTGGACAGCCAG TTTGTAGGTGTGGAGGGCTTCATCACCGGCCTCCTCGACCTCCTCCCGGCTTCCTACTACTTCCGTTTCCAAAGGGAGATCTCCGTGGCCCTCTGCTGCGCCCTCTGCTTTGTCATCGACCTCTCCATGGTGACAGAT GGTGGGATGTATGTCTTCCAGCTGTTTGACTACTACTCAGCCAGTGGCACCACCCTGCTCTGGCAGGCCTTCTGGGAGTGTGTGGTGGTAGCCTGGGTGTATG GAGCTGATCGCTTCATGGATGACATTGCCTGTATGATTGGGTACCGACCTTGCCCCTGGATGAAATGGTGCTGGTCCTTCTTTACCCCGCTGGTCTGCATG GGTATCTTCATTTTCAATGTTGTGTACTATGAGCCGCTGGTCTACAACAATACCTACGTGTACCCGTGGTGGGGCGAGGCCATGGGCTGGGCCTTTGCACTCTCCTCCATGCTGTGTGTGCCCCTCTACCTGCTGGGCTGCCTCCTCAGGGCCAAGGGAACCATGGCAGAG CGCTGGCAGCACCTGACCCAGCCTATCTGGGGCCTCCACCATTTGGAGTACAGAGCTCAGGATGCAGATGTCAGGGGCCTGACCACCCTGACTCCAGTGTCCGAGAGCAGCAAAGTTGTCGTGGTGGAGAGTGTCATGTGA
- the Pnck gene encoding calcium/calmodulin-dependent protein kinase type 1B: protein MLLLKKQTEDISSVYDIREKLGSGAFSEVVLAQERGSAHLVALKCIPKKALRGKEALVENEIAVLRRVSHPNIVALEDVHESPSHLYLAMELVTGGELFDRIMERGSYTEKDASHLVAQVLGAVSYLHSLGIVHRDLKPENLLYATPFEDSKIMVSDFGLSKIQAGNMLGTACGTPGYVAPELLEQKPYGKAVDVWALGVISYILLCGYPPFYDESDPELFSQILRASYEFDSPFWDDISESAKDFIRHLLERDPQKRFTCQQALQHLWISGDAALDKDILGSVSEQIQKNFARTHWKRAFNATSFLRHIRKLGQSPEGEEASRQSMARHSHPGLPTGQPPKW from the exons ATGCTGCTGCTCAAGAAACAGACGGAGGACATCAGCAGCGTCTATGACATCCGGGAGAAGCTTGGCTC GGGTGCCTTCTCCGAGGTAGTGCTGGCCCAGGAGCGGGGCTCTGCACACCTTGTGGCCCTCAAGTGCATCCCCAAGAAGGCGCTGCGGGGCAAGGAAGCCCTGGTGGAGAATGAGATTGCGGTACTCCGCAG GGTCAGCCACCCCAACATTGTGGCGCTGGAGGATGTCCACGAGAGCCCTTCCCACCTGTATCTCGCTATGGAGCT GGTGACGGGTGGCGAGTTGTTTGACCGCATCATGGAGCGAGGCTCCTACACGGAGAAGGATGCCAGCCACCTGGTGGCTCAGGTCCTCGGCGCTGTTTCCTACCTGCACAGCCTGGGCATTGTGCACCGGGACCTCAAG CCTGAAAACCTCCTCTATGCCACGCCCTTTGAGGACTCCAAGATCATGGTCTCTGACTTTGGCCTCTCCAAAATCCAGGCTGGCAACATGTTAGGCACTGCTTGTGGAACCCCGGGATATGTTG CTCCAGAGCTTTTGGAGCAGAAACCGTATGGGAAAGCTGTAGATGTGTGGGCCCTGGGTGTCATCTCCTACATCTT GCTGTGTGGGTACCCGCCCTTCTACGACGAGAGCGACCCTGAACTCTTCAGCCAGATCCTGAGAGCCAGCTACGAGTTTGACTCTCCCTTTTGGGATGACATCTCGGAATCAG CCAAAGACTTCATCCGGCACCTTCTGGAGCGAGATCCCCAGAAGAGGTTCACCTGCCAGCAGGCCTTACAGCATCTTTG GATCTCTGGGGATGCGGCTTTGGACAAGGATATCCTGGGCTCAGTCAGTGAGCAGATTCAAAAGAATTTTGCCAGAACCCACTGGAAG AGAGCTTTCAATGCTACCTCCTTCCTGCGCCATATCCGGAAGCTGGGGCAGAGTCCAGAGGGGGAGGAGGCCTCCAGGCAGAGTATGGCCCGACACAGCCACCCAGGCCTCCCAACTGGCCAGCCCCCCAAGTGGTGA